Proteins encoded together in one Myxococcales bacterium window:
- a CDS encoding (2Fe-2S)-binding protein encodes MPARRLNGPARPVTVTLDGRELVAEEGEPLAASLVAAGALSLARSPKFHRPRGPSCFRSACDGCLARVDDAPNVMTCRVRARAGMHVTTQNSLGSRKVDLLRVTDWFFPEGMNHHELFAGVPGVQTVMQAFARRVAGLGRLPGGESGTLPAASRRHEDVCVVGSGPSGMATALAFLRRGRKVRLIDDGIEIGGVAVAFGRDRGPFGPLLAEVNEAVRAGDLTVSLETCAGAFFGADLLVVGERAEVVTADTFVLAVGAHDGTWAFEGNDVPGVVSARAAATMLASGVLVGDTIVLARPFGGTDLGASFAARARAAGAEVLELDELPSEAIASVGSSEVSEVAVMRDGERVLFDADALVTDFPPCPSHELAVQAGAKVRHEARGYVVLADADGRIAPGVLGVGEMVGTELTLEAVRAEAERVAES; translated from the coding sequence GAGCCGCTCGCGGCGTCCCTCGTCGCGGCCGGTGCGCTCTCGCTCGCGCGGAGCCCCAAGTTCCACAGGCCGCGCGGGCCGTCGTGTTTCCGATCCGCGTGCGATGGTTGCCTCGCTCGTGTCGACGACGCCCCCAACGTCATGACGTGCCGGGTACGTGCGCGCGCTGGCATGCACGTCACCACGCAGAACTCCCTCGGCTCACGCAAGGTCGACCTCCTCCGCGTCACCGACTGGTTCTTCCCCGAGGGCATGAACCACCACGAGCTCTTCGCGGGAGTGCCCGGCGTGCAGACGGTCATGCAAGCCTTCGCGCGCCGCGTGGCGGGCCTCGGGAGGCTGCCCGGTGGCGAGTCCGGCACACTCCCCGCCGCCTCGCGGCGCCACGAGGACGTGTGCGTCGTCGGGTCCGGGCCCTCTGGAATGGCGACGGCCCTCGCGTTCCTGCGTCGTGGTCGAAAGGTCCGCCTGATCGACGACGGCATCGAGATCGGGGGAGTCGCCGTCGCGTTCGGGCGTGATCGTGGTCCGTTCGGGCCGCTGCTCGCAGAGGTGAACGAGGCGGTCCGCGCAGGTGATCTGACCGTCTCCCTCGAGACCTGCGCGGGCGCGTTTTTCGGCGCCGATCTGCTGGTGGTCGGTGAGCGCGCCGAGGTCGTGACGGCCGACACGTTCGTGCTCGCGGTCGGCGCCCACGACGGCACCTGGGCGTTCGAGGGCAACGACGTGCCCGGCGTGGTGTCGGCGCGTGCCGCGGCGACCATGCTCGCCTCGGGCGTGCTCGTGGGAGACACGATCGTGCTCGCGCGGCCGTTCGGAGGCACCGACCTCGGCGCGTCGTTCGCGGCGCGCGCTCGGGCCGCTGGGGCCGAAGTGCTCGAGCTCGACGAACTCCCCTCCGAGGCCATCGCTTCCGTGGGCTCGTCGGAGGTGTCCGAGGTGGCCGTCATGCGCGACGGGGAGCGAGTCCTCTTCGACGCCGACGCGCTCGTGACCGACTTCCCACCGTGCCCGAGCCACGAGCTCGCCGTGCAGGCGGGCGCCAAGGTGCGCCACGAAGCGCGGGGATACGTGGTGCTGGCCGACGCCGACGGGCGCATCGCCCCGGGGGTCCTCGGTGTCGGCGAGATGGTCGGCACGGAGCTGACGCTCGAGGCCGTGCGCGCCGAGGCCGAACGCGTCGCGGAGTCCTGA
- a CDS encoding 50S ribosomal protein L11 methyltransferase, whose translation MERRPPEEILVPPRFRIVRAPHRGDGGPLCTLVMRPSHAFGDGTHETTRTCLQALAAFCPKGPFRMLDVGSGTGILSIAAAKLGGTAYGVEIDEQANEVAARAAHDNGVASAVSFASSWPDGVFDVVVANILRDVLLALAPAIVARLAPHGLLILSGLVSTDVPAIVARYGPSLPRHRLDVFERDVWRTLTYRPIRETGTRSG comes from the coding sequence ATGGAACGTCGCCCACCCGAGGAGATCCTGGTTCCGCCGCGCTTCCGTATCGTCCGCGCCCCGCACAGAGGCGACGGGGGCCCCCTGTGCACGCTCGTCATGAGGCCGAGCCACGCCTTCGGCGACGGCACCCACGAGACGACGAGGACGTGCCTCCAGGCCCTCGCCGCGTTCTGCCCGAAGGGGCCGTTTCGCATGCTCGACGTGGGGAGCGGCACGGGGATCTTGTCCATCGCGGCAGCCAAGCTCGGGGGCACCGCGTACGGCGTCGAGATCGACGAGCAGGCCAACGAGGTCGCGGCGCGCGCCGCCCACGACAACGGGGTCGCGAGCGCGGTGTCCTTCGCGTCGTCGTGGCCCGACGGCGTGTTCGACGTGGTCGTGGCGAACATCCTCCGAGACGTGCTCCTCGCGCTCGCCCCCGCGATCGTCGCGCGCCTCGCGCCGCACGGGCTGCTCATCCTCTCCGGCCTCGTCTCGACCGACGTGCCCGCCATCGTGGCGCGCTACGGACCGAGCTTGCCGCGTCACCGCCTCGACGTGTTCGAGCGTGACGTCTGGCGCACACTCACCTACAGACCGATCCGAGAGACGGGCACCCGATCGGGCTGA
- a CDS encoding heme exporter protein CcmB has product MVLPKREIPGFFASALAILRKDLAIELRTREIVTTGGFFAILVTVMASIAFSTGPKTQVRIAPGAIWLPIAFASVLALGRTWQREREESALTGLLVSPVSRPAIFVGKGLGVFFLLLAVEALVVPVVALLFHVELLQYLSKITPILLLGTLGVSATGTLFGVMTVRTSARDLVLASVLFPLLSPVLLSSVAGTALVFGGGTFDELRDYLLLLAVFDVVAVAGGLAVFGALVDD; this is encoded by the coding sequence GTGGTCCTTCCGAAGCGTGAGATCCCAGGCTTCTTCGCGAGCGCACTCGCCATCCTGCGAAAAGACTTGGCGATCGAGCTCCGCACCCGCGAGATCGTGACGACCGGAGGGTTCTTCGCGATCCTCGTCACGGTCATGGCGAGCATCGCCTTCAGCACTGGGCCGAAGACGCAGGTGCGCATCGCGCCCGGGGCGATTTGGCTCCCCATCGCCTTCGCCAGCGTGCTCGCGCTGGGGCGGACCTGGCAGCGGGAGCGGGAAGAGAGCGCGCTCACGGGGCTCCTGGTCTCGCCCGTGTCGAGGCCGGCGATCTTCGTGGGCAAAGGGCTCGGCGTGTTCTTCTTGCTGCTCGCGGTCGAGGCGCTCGTCGTGCCGGTCGTGGCCCTGCTGTTTCACGTCGAGCTCCTTCAGTATCTGTCGAAGATCACGCCGATCTTGCTGCTCGGTACTCTCGGGGTGTCGGCCACGGGGACTCTGTTCGGGGTCATGACGGTGCGCACCTCGGCGCGGGATCTCGTGCTCGCGTCCGTGCTCTTCCCGCTCCTTTCGCCCGTGCTCCTCTCGAGCGTCGCGGGCACGGCGCTCGTCTTCGGCGGAGGCACGTTCGACGAGCTCCGCGACTACCTCTTGCTGCTCGCGGTCTTCGACGTGGTCGCCGTGGCGGGTGGGCTCGCCGTGTTCGGCGCCCTGGTGGACGACTGA